The Tepidibacter aestuarii genome contains a region encoding:
- a CDS encoding proline racemase translates to MKAIRSIHAVDSHTMGEPTRIIVGGVPNIPGKTMAEKKEYLEKNMDTLRTATMLEPRGHNDMFGSILTAPVNEEADFGIIFMDGGGYLNMCGHGSIGAITVAIETGMVEPKEPITEVVMDTPAGIVRSTAKVENGKVKEVSIVNVPAFHYKKDVEIEVPEIGKITFDISFGGSFFAIIHANQLGLSVEPKNAQKLTDLALQIRDIINRDVEIQHPTLSHIKTVDLVEIYDAPSHPEATYKNVVVFGQGQVDRSPCGTGTSAKMATLHSKGELKEGELFVYESILGTLFKGRVVGTGKVADYNSITPEITASAYITGFNHFVIDPEDPLKHGFVLK, encoded by the coding sequence ATGAAAGCTATAAGAAGTATTCACGCTGTTGATTCACACACTATGGGAGAGCCAACAAGAATAATAGTTGGTGGAGTGCCTAACATACCAGGTAAAACTATGGCTGAGAAAAAAGAATATTTAGAAAAAAATATGGATACACTAAGAACTGCAACTATGCTTGAGCCAAGAGGACACAACGATATGTTTGGTTCTATATTAACAGCTCCAGTAAATGAAGAAGCTGACTTTGGAATAATTTTTATGGATGGTGGCGGATACTTAAATATGTGTGGTCACGGATCTATAGGAGCTATAACAGTAGCTATTGAAACTGGTATGGTTGAGCCAAAAGAGCCTATTACAGAGGTTGTAATGGATACTCCTGCTGGAATAGTAAGATCTACAGCTAAGGTTGAAAATGGAAAAGTTAAAGAAGTATCTATAGTTAACGTTCCGGCTTTCCACTATAAGAAAGATGTAGAAATAGAAGTTCCTGAAATCGGAAAAATAACATTTGATATATCTTTTGGAGGAAGTTTCTTTGCTATAATACATGCTAATCAATTAGGACTTTCAGTTGAGCCTAAAAACGCTCAAAAGTTAACTGATTTAGCTCTTCAAATAAGAGATATAATAAACAGAGATGTAGAGATACAACATCCAACTTTATCTCACATAAAAACTGTTGATTTAGTTGAAATATATGATGCTCCATCTCATCCAGAAGCAACTTACAAAAATGTAGTTGTATTCGGACAAGGACAAGTAGATAGATCTCCTTGTGGAACAGGAACAAGTGCTAAAATGGCAACTCTTCACTCTAAAGGAGAGTTAAAAGAAGGAGAATTATTTGTATACGAAAGTATACTAGGAACTTTATTCAAAGGTAGAGTAGTTGGAACTGGTAAGGTTGCTGATTATAATTCTATAACTCCTGAAATAACAGCGTCAGCTTATATAACAGGATTCAATCATTTTGTAATAGACCCTGAAGATCCATTAAAGCATGGATTTGTATTAAAATAA
- a CDS encoding glycine/sarcosine/betaine reductase component B subunit, which translates to MGIGPSTKETSLHHFRDPLLDIVSGDKDVDLLGVMVVGTPQDNKEKYFVGQRAAAWAEAMRADGVIISVDGWGNSHVDYANTIEEIGKRGIPVVGLSFVGTQAKFVVTNNYMDTIVDFNKSKEGIETQVVGENNVDVLDAKKALAFLKLKMRKEGK; encoded by the coding sequence ATGGGTATAGGACCATCAACTAAAGAAACATCTCTTCATCACTTTAGAGATCCACTACTAGATATTGTAAGTGGCGATAAGGATGTAGATCTTTTAGGTGTTATGGTAGTAGGAACACCTCAAGATAATAAAGAAAAGTATTTCGTAGGACAAAGAGCAGCAGCTTGGGCTGAAGCTATGAGAGCCGATGGTGTAATCATCTCGGTTGATGGATGGGGAAACTCTCATGTAGACTATGCAAATACAATAGAAGAAATAGGAAAAAGAGGAATACCTGTAGTAGGACTTAGTTTTGTAGGAACTCAAGCAAAATTTGTAGTAACTAATAATTATATGGATACAATAGTAGATTTTAATAAATCAAAAGAAGGTATAGAGACACAAGTTGTTGGAGAAAACAATGTAGACGTCTTAGATGCCAAAAAAGCACTTGCGTTTTTAAAATTAAAAATGAGAAAAGAGGGAAAATAG
- a CDS encoding sulfite exporter TauE/SafE family protein yields the protein MINIVLGVLGVLTLWFLAVFIPDFMRNKDNLETHNTWPKVLFIGFITDFFDTLGIGSFAPTTALLKGMKQTQDRLLPGTLNASHTVPVVLEAFIFITVINMDPLTLTSMLAAATIGAYVGAGIVSNLPEKKVQKTMAVALFITAFLMLAGQLNLMPGGGEAVGLSGAKLIIAVVGNFILGALMTAGIGLYAPCMALVYLLGMSPKVAFPIMMGSCAFLMPVASVKFVKEEAIDRRAAMGITIGGTIGVLIAAYLVKSLPIKILTWLVIAVIFYTATTMLKSASKNKEITE from the coding sequence ATGATAAACATAGTCTTAGGTGTTTTAGGAGTTTTAACTCTTTGGTTTCTAGCAGTATTTATACCAGACTTCATGAGGAATAAAGATAACTTGGAAACGCATAATACATGGCCAAAAGTTCTTTTTATAGGATTTATAACAGATTTCTTTGATACTTTAGGAATAGGTTCATTTGCACCTACAACAGCACTACTTAAAGGTATGAAACAAACTCAAGATAGACTTTTACCAGGAACATTAAATGCTTCTCATACTGTTCCAGTTGTACTTGAAGCTTTTATATTTATAACAGTTATAAATATGGATCCTCTAACATTAACATCTATGCTTGCAGCAGCAACTATAGGAGCTTATGTTGGAGCTGGAATAGTTTCTAATCTTCCAGAGAAAAAGGTTCAAAAAACAATGGCAGTTGCTTTATTTATTACAGCTTTCTTAATGCTTGCAGGTCAATTAAACTTAATGCCAGGTGGAGGAGAAGCTGTTGGATTATCAGGAGCTAAGCTTATAATAGCAGTAGTTGGAAACTTTATACTAGGAGCATTAATGACTGCAGGAATAGGTCTTTACGCACCATGTATGGCACTTGTTTATTTATTAGGTATGTCTCCAAAAGTTGCATTCCCTATAATGATGGGTTCTTGTGCATTCTTAATGCCAGTTGCATCAGTTAAGTTCGTTAAAGAAGAAGCTATAGATAGAAGAGCTGCTATGGGTATAACTATAGGCGGAACTATAGGAGTTTTAATAGCTGCTTACCTTGTAAAATCTTTACCTATTAAAATATTAACTTGGTTAGTTATAGCTGTTATATTCTACACAGCTACTACTATGTTAAAATCAGCTTCTAAGAATAAAGAAATAACAGAGTAA
- the prdA gene encoding D-proline reductase (dithiol) proprotein PrdA, with amino-acid sequence MSITPETAKAHAKDPAVCCCRFEAGTVIETSNLEDPAIFADLEDSGLLEISTDCLTIEEVLGAKLTKTIDALTPLTADLLEGINKVEAAEEVKEQVKEETKETLVEAVAPVTGVTPVEGGSVKIHIGEGRNIDLEIPLNVAASMGLAPAVAQAAQEVVAPVVEAKEAKVMRSLTKKHFKIEKVELADETKIEGTTLYIRKDICPEAVDSQELVVDMKLEIVTPDKYNTYSETIMDVQPIAAKEEGELGAGITRVIDGVIVMVTGTDENGVQIGEFGSSEGDLDKNIMWGRPGAPDKGDIFIKTQVTVKAGMNMERPGPLAAHMATDVITQEIREALKNADESLIVETEELTQYRRPGKKKVVIVKEIMGQGAMHDNLILPMEPVGTLGAKPNVDLGNVPVMLSPLEVLDGGIHALTCIGPASKENSRHYYREPLVIEAMKDEEIDLAGIIFVGSPQVNSEKFYVSNRLGMIVEAMDVDGAIITTEGFGNNHIDFASHHEQIGKRGVAVVGCTFSAVQGALVVGNKYMKYMIDNNKSKQGIENEILSNNTLCKEDAVRALAMVKAVMAGEEVKAPERKWNNNVKLNNVELIEKETGTKVELLENEQSLELSKKRREIYEK; translated from the coding sequence ATGTCAATTACTCCAGAAACAGCTAAAGCTCACGCTAAAGATCCAGCAGTTTGCTGCTGTAGATTCGAAGCTGGTACTGTGATTGAAACATCAAATTTAGAGGATCCAGCAATATTTGCTGACTTAGAGGATTCAGGATTATTAGAAATATCTACAGATTGTTTAACTATCGAAGAAGTTTTAGGGGCTAAATTAACTAAAACTATAGATGCATTAACTCCACTTACAGCTGATTTATTAGAAGGCATCAACAAAGTAGAAGCTGCTGAAGAAGTTAAAGAACAAGTTAAGGAAGAAACTAAAGAAACTTTAGTTGAAGCTGTTGCTCCGGTAACTGGTGTTACTCCAGTTGAAGGTGGATCTGTTAAGATACACATAGGAGAAGGAAGAAATATAGATTTAGAAATACCTTTAAATGTAGCTGCTTCTATGGGACTTGCACCAGCTGTTGCTCAAGCTGCTCAAGAAGTTGTAGCACCAGTTGTTGAAGCTAAAGAAGCTAAGGTTATGAGATCATTAACTAAGAAGCACTTCAAAATAGAAAAAGTTGAGCTTGCTGATGAAACTAAAATAGAGGGAACTACTCTTTATATAAGAAAAGATATCTGCCCAGAAGCCGTAGATAGTCAAGAACTAGTTGTAGATATGAAGTTAGAAATAGTAACTCCTGATAAGTATAACACTTACAGTGAAACTATAATGGACGTTCAACCTATAGCTGCTAAAGAAGAGGGAGAACTAGGAGCAGGTATTACTAGAGTAATAGATGGTGTTATCGTTATGGTAACAGGAACTGATGAAAACGGAGTTCAAATAGGTGAATTCGGTTCTTCTGAAGGTGATTTAGATAAGAATATCATGTGGGGAAGACCAGGTGCTCCAGATAAAGGAGATATATTCATAAAGACTCAAGTTACAGTTAAAGCTGGAATGAATATGGAAAGACCAGGACCTCTTGCAGCTCATATGGCTACAGATGTTATAACTCAAGAAATAAGAGAAGCTTTAAAGAACGCTGATGAGTCTTTAATAGTTGAAACTGAAGAGTTAACTCAATACAGAAGACCTGGAAAGAAAAAAGTAGTTATAGTTAAAGAAATAATGGGACAAGGTGCAATGCACGATAACTTAATATTACCAATGGAGCCAGTAGGAACATTAGGAGCTAAGCCTAACGTTGACCTTGGAAACGTTCCAGTTATGTTATCTCCACTTGAAGTATTAGATGGAGGAATCCATGCATTAACTTGTATAGGACCTGCTTCTAAAGAAAATTCAAGACATTACTACAGAGAGCCTTTAGTAATAGAAGCTATGAAAGATGAAGAAATAGATTTAGCAGGTATTATATTTGTAGGATCTCCTCAAGTTAACTCTGAGAAATTCTATGTATCTAACAGATTGGGTATGATAGTTGAAGCTATGGATGTAGATGGAGCTATAATAACTACAGAAGGGTTCGGAAATAACCATATAGATTTCGCATCTCACCATGAGCAAATAGGAAAAAGAGGAGTTGCAGTAGTTGGATGTACTTTCTCTGCAGTTCAAGGAGCTCTAGTTGTTGGAAATAAATACATGAAATACATGATAGACAACAATAAGTCTAAGCAAGGTATAGAAAATGAAATACTTTCAAACAACACATTATGTAAAGAAGATGCTGTAAGAGCGTTAGCTATGGTTAAGGCTGTTATGGCTGGAGAAGAAGTTAAGGCTCCAGAAAGAAAATGGAACAACAATGTTAAGTTAAACAATGTTGAGCTTATAGAAAAAGAAACTGGAACTAAAGTAGAACTTCTTGAGAATGAGCAATCACTAGAATTAAGTAAGAAGAGAAGAGAAATCTACGAAAAATAA
- the prdB gene encoding D-proline reductase (dithiol) protein PrdB, translating into MSLTVVKGLQSEIFVPITPPPVWTPVTKELKDMKIALATAAGVHLKTDKKFNLAGDFGFRVIPGDAPTSDMMVSHGGYDNADVNKDINCMFPIDRLRELAEAGFIKEVAPAHFGFMGGGGDQQKFTDETGPEIARQLKEEGVDAVVLTAGUGTCHRSAVIVQRAIEEIGIPTIIVAALPPVVRQNGSPRAVAPLVPMGANAGEPNNVEMQTNILKDTLNKLVEIPSAGKIISLPYEYVAQI; encoded by the coding sequence ATGAGTCTTACAGTAGTAAAAGGACTTCAATCAGAAATATTTGTACCGATAACACCTCCACCAGTATGGACACCTGTAACTAAAGAATTAAAAGATATGAAAATAGCTTTAGCTACAGCTGCTGGTGTGCACTTAAAAACAGATAAGAAATTTAACTTAGCAGGAGATTTTGGATTCAGAGTAATTCCAGGAGATGCTCCAACTAGCGACATGATGGTATCACATGGTGGATATGATAATGCCGATGTTAACAAGGACATCAACTGTATGTTCCCTATAGATAGATTAAGAGAGCTTGCAGAAGCTGGATTCATCAAAGAAGTAGCTCCAGCACACTTTGGATTCATGGGCGGCGGTGGAGACCAACAAAAATTCACTGACGAAACTGGTCCAGAAATAGCTAGACAATTAAAAGAAGAAGGCGTAGACGCAGTTGTCTTAACAGCTGGCTGAGGTACTTGCCACCGCTCTGCCGTGATCGTGCAGAGAGCGATTGAGGAAATAGGTATACCTACTATAATAGTAGCAGCTCTTCCTCCAGTAGTAAGACAAAATGGTAGCCCAAGAGCAGTTGCTCCATTAGTTCCAATGGGAGCAAATGCAGGTGAGCCAAATAACGTTGAAATGCAAACTAACATATTAAAAGATACTTTAAATAAGCTTGTAGAAATACCAAGTGCAGGTAAAATAATATCTTTACCATATGAGTATGTAGCTCAAATATAA
- the prdD gene encoding proline reductase cluster protein PrdD: protein MNKEKVLRRLVIKAFHINEVKFGDKNSISNRLLTIDKEMSKSLVDNEELIKDIKINIIKPGQHDIYVNTIMDIVPISTKVLGKIGEGITHTLTGVYVMITGADSKGKQMHEFGSSEGILKEQLVLDKAGTPSKNDYIIHFDVTLKPDIPYERKLPLSAFRACDEFIQGIRCVLKELDGRDSAESHEYLDKIRPNSKKVVIVKQIAGQGAMYDNQLFSDEPSGVSGGKSIIDMGNVPMIISPNEYRDGALRAMT, encoded by the coding sequence ATGAATAAAGAGAAAGTTCTAAGAAGATTAGTAATAAAGGCTTTTCATATAAATGAAGTTAAATTTGGGGATAAAAACTCAATAAGTAATCGTCTGCTTACGATTGACAAAGAAATGTCAAAAAGCTTAGTGGACAATGAAGAATTGATAAAAGATATAAAAATTAACATAATAAAACCTGGACAACATGATATTTATGTAAACACTATTATGGACATCGTACCAATATCTACGAAGGTACTTGGTAAAATAGGAGAAGGTATAACTCATACTTTGACTGGAGTTTATGTTATGATAACAGGAGCTGATAGTAAAGGAAAGCAGATGCATGAATTTGGATCATCTGAAGGAATTTTAAAAGAACAGCTTGTGTTAGATAAAGCCGGTACTCCATCTAAGAATGATTACATAATTCACTTTGATGTGACTTTAAAACCAGATATTCCATATGAAAGAAAACTTCCACTATCGGCATTTAGAGCATGTGATGAATTTATACAAGGAATCAGATGTGTTTTAAAAGAATTAGATGGAAGAGATTCAGCAGAGTCACATGAATATCTAGATAAAATAAGACCTAATTCCAAAAAAGTTGTAATAGTAAAGCAAATAGCAGGTCAAGGTGCTATGTATGATAACCAACTTTTTTCAGATGAACCAAGTGGAGTTTCAGGAGGTAAATCTATTATAGACATGGGCAATGTTCCAATGATAATATCTCCTAATGAATACAGAGATGGCGCATTAAGAGCCATGACGTAA
- the prdA gene encoding D-proline reductase (dithiol) proprotein PrdA gives MSITPETAKAHAKDPAVCCCRFEAGTVIETSNLEDPAIFADLEDSGLLEISADCLTIEEVLGAKLTKTVDALTPLTADVLEGVNKVEKAEEVKEEAAEEVAPVATVAPVTAVTPVAGGSVKIHIGEGRNIDLEIPLNVAASMGLAPAAPVTQAAQEVVAPVAEAKEAKVMRSLTKKHFKIEKVELADETKIEGTTLYIRKDICPEAVASEELVVDMKLEIITPDKYNTYSETIMDVQPIASKEEGELGSGITRVIDGVIVMVTGTDENGVQIGEFGSSEGDLDKNIMWGRPGAPDKGDIFIKTEVTVKAGMNMERPGPLAAHMATDVITQEIREALKNADESLVVETEELTQYRRPGKKKVVIVKEIMGQGAMHDNLILPMEPVGTLGAKPNVDLGNVPVMLSPLEVLDGGIHALTCIGPASKENSRHYYREPLVIEAMNDEEIDLAGVIFVGSPQVNSEKFYVSNRLGMIVEAMDVDGAIITTEGFGNNHIDFASHHEQIGKRGVAVVGCTFSAVQGALVVGNKYMKYMIDNNKSKQGIENEVLSNNTLCKEDAVRALAMVKAVMAGEEVKAPERKWNNNVKLNNVELIEKETGTKVELLENEQSLELSKKRREIYEK, from the coding sequence ATGTCAATTACTCCAGAAACAGCTAAGGCTCACGCTAAAGATCCAGCAGTTTGCTGCTGTAGATTCGAAGCTGGTACTGTGATTGAAACATCAAATTTAGAGGATCCAGCAATATTTGCTGATTTAGAGGATTCAGGATTATTAGAAATATCAGCAGATTGTTTAACTATCGAAGAGGTTTTAGGTGCTAAATTAACTAAAACTGTAGATGCGTTAACTCCACTTACAGCTGATGTATTAGAAGGTGTTAACAAGGTAGAAAAAGCTGAAGAAGTTAAAGAAGAAGCTGCTGAAGAAGTAGCTCCAGTAGCAACAGTAGCTCCAGTAACTGCTGTTACTCCAGTTGCAGGTGGATCTGTTAAGATACACATAGGAGAAGGAAGAAACATAGATTTAGAAATACCTTTAAATGTAGCTGCTTCTATGGGTCTTGCACCAGCTGCTCCAGTTACTCAAGCTGCTCAAGAAGTTGTAGCTCCAGTTGCTGAAGCTAAAGAAGCTAAGGTTATGAGATCATTAACTAAAAAGCACTTCAAAATAGAAAAAGTTGAACTTGCTGATGAAACTAAAATAGAGGGAACTACTCTTTATATAAGAAAAGATATCTGCCCAGAAGCAGTAGCTAGCGAAGAGTTAGTTGTAGATATGAAGTTAGAAATAATAACTCCTGATAAGTACAACACTTACAGTGAAACTATAATGGACGTTCAACCTATAGCTTCTAAAGAAGAGGGAGAATTAGGGTCAGGTATTACTAGAGTAATAGATGGTGTTATCGTTATGGTAACAGGAACTGATGAAAACGGAGTTCAAATAGGTGAGTTCGGTTCTTCTGAAGGTGACTTAGATAAGAACATCATGTGGGGAAGACCAGGTGCTCCAGATAAAGGAGATATATTCATTAAGACTGAAGTTACAGTTAAGGCTGGAATGAATATGGAAAGACCAGGACCTCTTGCAGCTCATATGGCTACAGATGTTATAACTCAAGAAATAAGAGAAGCTTTAAAGAATGCTGATGAGTCTTTAGTTGTTGAAACTGAAGAGTTAACTCAATACAGAAGACCTGGAAAGAAAAAAGTAGTTATAGTTAAAGAAATAATGGGACAAGGTGCAATGCACGATAACTTAATATTACCAATGGAGCCAGTAGGAACATTAGGAGCTAAGCCTAACGTTGACCTTGGAAACGTTCCGGTTATGTTATCTCCACTTGAAGTATTAGATGGAGGAATCCATGCATTAACTTGTATAGGACCTGCTTCTAAAGAGAACTCAAGACATTACTATAGAGAGCCTCTAGTAATAGAAGCTATGAACGATGAAGAAATAGATTTAGCAGGTGTTATATTTGTAGGATCTCCTCAAGTTAACTCTGAGAAATTCTATGTATCTAACAGATTAGGTATGATAGTTGAAGCTATGGATGTAGACGGAGCTATAATAACTACAGAAGGATTCGGAAACAACCACATAGATTTTGCATCTCACCATGAGCAAATAGGAAAAAGAGGAGTTGCAGTAGTTGGATGTACTTTCTCTGCAGTTCAAGGAGCTCTAGTTGTTGGAAATAAATACATGAAATACATGATAGACAACAATAAGTCTAAGCAAGGTATTGAAAATGAAGTACTTTCAAACAACACATTATGTAAAGAAGATGCTGTAAGAGCGTTAGCTATGGTTAAAGCTGTTATGGCTGGAGAAGAAGTTAAGGCTCCAGAAAGAAAATGGAACAACAATGTTAAGTTAAACAATGTTGAGCTTATAGAAAAAGAAACTGGAACTAAAGTAGAACTTCTTGAGAATGAGCAATCATTAGAATTAAGTAAGAAGAGAAGAGAAATCTACGAAAAATAA
- a CDS encoding CBO2463/CBO2479 domain-containing protein has protein sequence MDRLKYSSTERMYEGVIVELTDGGVTIDLKGRLGQFKMPKRMLISDYELKLGMEVGFLLSYPEVLGPEVNEKYAKIIAENQRREQEKNK, from the coding sequence ATGGATAGATTAAAGTATTCTTCTACAGAGAGAATGTATGAAGGTGTAATCGTTGAATTAACAGATGGTGGCGTTACTATTGACTTAAAGGGTAGACTTGGTCAATTTAAAATGCCAAAGAGAATGTTAATAAGCGATTATGAATTAAAGCTTGGCATGGAAGTTGGATTTTTATTAAGCTATCCTGAAGTATTAGGACCTGAAGTTAATGAAAAATATGCCAAGATAATAGCAGAAAATCAAAGACGTGAACAAGAAAAAAATAAATAA
- the prdC gene encoding proline reductase-associated electron transfer protein PrdC, translating into MNLTISLKQHVGAPCKPIVNIGNEVKKGQLIAEPNGLGANIHSSVYGKIAEITDNDIIIEADEDQPNDYVKIKETESHIEAVKEAGIVGAGGAGFPTHIKLNVDLKGGYVIANAAECEPVLSHNVAVMEENPEIIVKGLKYVVGMTNASKGYIAVKPKYKKAIIALGKACKDEEKIEIKYLPDMYPAGDERVIIRELLNVELKPGQLPLEAKAVVCNTETLKNIVLAIEDRKPVITKDITVGGRVKNAKNGKHFLDVPIGMPIKHYIQECGGYELPYGEIVLGGPFTGAHGEEDSPVTKTLGGILVSMPFPNDSRKVGIIACECGAQEDRLKEIAAGMGAEIVAETKCKRMTESNGRYRCDLPGICPGQAEKVLYLKKQGAEIVITGTCEDUTNTVMNVAPRLGVPVYHSTDHVLRGAGHKIYRRKK; encoded by the coding sequence GTGAATTTAACTATAAGTTTAAAACAACACGTTGGAGCGCCATGTAAACCTATTGTTAATATAGGTAATGAGGTTAAGAAGGGACAGTTAATAGCTGAACCTAACGGACTAGGTGCTAATATACACTCAAGTGTATATGGAAAAATAGCAGAAATAACTGATAATGACATAATCATAGAAGCTGATGAAGATCAACCAAATGATTACGTTAAGATAAAAGAAACTGAAAGTCATATAGAAGCTGTTAAAGAAGCTGGTATAGTGGGTGCTGGTGGAGCAGGATTTCCTACACACATTAAATTAAATGTAGATTTAAAAGGTGGATATGTTATAGCAAATGCCGCTGAGTGTGAACCAGTACTTTCTCATAATGTTGCAGTAATGGAGGAAAATCCAGAAATTATTGTAAAAGGCCTTAAATATGTCGTTGGAATGACTAATGCTTCTAAAGGATATATAGCTGTAAAGCCAAAGTATAAAAAAGCTATTATAGCTCTTGGTAAGGCTTGCAAAGATGAAGAAAAAATAGAAATCAAATACTTACCAGATATGTACCCAGCAGGTGATGAAAGGGTTATAATAAGAGAACTACTTAATGTAGAACTAAAGCCTGGACAGTTACCACTAGAAGCGAAAGCTGTAGTTTGTAACACTGAAACACTGAAAAATATCGTATTAGCTATAGAGGATAGAAAGCCTGTTATAACTAAGGATATTACAGTTGGTGGAAGAGTTAAAAACGCTAAAAACGGAAAGCATTTCTTGGATGTTCCAATAGGTATGCCTATTAAACATTATATACAAGAATGTGGAGGATACGAATTACCATATGGAGAGATAGTATTAGGAGGACCTTTCACAGGAGCTCATGGAGAAGAAGATTCTCCAGTTACTAAAACTTTAGGAGGTATATTAGTATCAATGCCATTCCCTAATGACAGCAGAAAAGTTGGTATAATTGCGTGTGAATGTGGTGCGCAAGAAGACAGACTTAAAGAAATAGCTGCTGGAATGGGAGCTGAAATTGTAGCAGAAACTAAGTGTAAGAGAATGACAGAGTCAAATGGAAGATATAGATGTGACTTACCTGGAATATGTCCAGGACAAGCAGAAAAAGTGCTATACCTTAAAAAGCAAGGTGCAGAAATAGTTATTACAGGAACATGTGAGGACTGAACTAACACAGTTATGAACGTAGCTCCTAGGTTAGGAGTGCCAGTATACCATAGTACGGACCATGTTTTAAGAGGTGCAGGACATAAAATATATAGAAGAAAAAAATAA
- the prdC gene encoding proline reductase-associated electron transfer protein PrdC gives MNLTISLKQHVGAPCKPIVNVGDEVKKGQLIAEPNGLGANIHSSVYGKIVEITDMNIIIEADENQADEYVKIKDTESHLEAVKEAGIVGAGGAGFPTHIKLNVDLKGGYVIANAAECEPVLSHNVTVMEENPEIIVKGLKYVVEMTNASKGYIAIKPKYKKAIIALGKACKDEEKIEIKYLPDMYPAGDERVIIRELLNVELKPGQLPLEAGAVVCNTETLKNIVLAIEDRKPVITKDITVGGRVKNAKNGKHFLDVPIGMPIKHYIQECGGYELPYGEIVIGGPFTGRHGEEDSPVTKTLGGILVSMPFPNDSRKVGIIACECGAQEDRLKEIAAGMGAEVVAETKCKRMTESNGRYRCDLPGMCPGQAEKVLYLKKQGAEVVITGTCEDUTNTVMNVAPRLGVPVYHSTDHVLRGAGHKIYRRKK, from the coding sequence ATGAATTTAACTATAAGCTTAAAACAACACGTTGGAGCGCCATGTAAACCTATTGTTAATGTAGGTGATGAAGTTAAGAAGGGACAGTTAATAGCTGAACCTAACGGACTAGGTGCTAATATACACTCAAGTGTATATGGAAAAATAGTAGAAATAACTGATATGAACATAATTATAGAGGCTGATGAAAATCAAGCAGATGAGTATGTTAAGATAAAAGACACAGAAAGTCATTTAGAGGCTGTTAAAGAGGCTGGTATAGTTGGTGCTGGTGGAGCAGGATTCCCTACACACATTAAATTAAATGTAGATTTAAAAGGTGGATATGTTATAGCAAATGCCGCTGAGTGTGAACCAGTACTTTCTCATAATGTTACAGTAATGGAGGAAAATCCAGAAATTATTGTAAAAGGTCTTAAATATGTCGTTGAAATGACTAATGCTTCTAAAGGATATATAGCTATAAAGCCAAAGTATAAAAAAGCTATTATAGCTCTTGGTAAGGCATGTAAAGATGAAGAGAAAATCGAAATCAAGTACTTACCGGATATGTATCCAGCAGGTGATGAAAGGGTTATAATAAGAGAACTACTTAATGTAGAATTAAAACCTGGACAATTACCACTAGAAGCAGGTGCTGTTGTTTGTAACACTGAAACACTGAAAAATATTGTATTAGCTATAGAGGATAGAAAACCTGTTATAACTAAGGATATTACAGTTGGTGGAAGAGTTAAAAACGCTAAAAATGGAAAGCACTTCTTGGATGTTCCAATAGGAATGCCTATTAAACACTATATACAAGAATGTGGTGGATACGAATTACCATATGGTGAGATAGTAATAGGAGGACCTTTCACAGGTCGTCACGGAGAAGAAGATTCTCCAGTTACTAAGACTTTAGGTGGTATATTAGTATCAATGCCATTCCCTAATGACAGCAGAAAAGTTGGTATAATTGCGTGTGAATGTGGTGCGCAAGAAGATAGACTTAAAGAAATAGCTGCTGGAATGGGCGCTGAAGTTGTAGCAGAAACTAAGTGTAAGAGAATGACAGAATCTAATGGAAGATATAGATGTGATTTACCTGGAATGTGTCCAGGACAAGCAGAAAAAGTTTTATACCTTAAAAAGCAAGGTGCAGAAGTAGTTATTACTGGAACATGTGAGGACTGAACTAACACAGTTATGAACGTAGCTCCTAGGTTAGGAGTGCCAGTATACCATAGTACAGACCATGTTTTAAGAGGTGCAGGACATAAAATATATAGAAGAAAAAAATAA